The segment ACAGAAAGACAAAAACAGGTGGAAAAAAAAGCAAAATAAAAAAATTCGGGAGAGGGCAGGAGGGCTAAAGTAGCATTTGCCTAAAGTGCGACTTTGAGCCCAAGCTCCTTTTTCAGCTCCCTGTAGCGGTTTCTAATTGTCACCTCAGTCACGCCTGCAACGTCGGCAACCTCCTTTTGCGTGCGCCTCTCGGAGTACATCGCACTTGCAATGTAGACTGCGGCTGCCGCAACACCTGTTGGGCCCCTGCCTGAAATAAGCCCTTTTCCAACGGCCTTTTTCAGAAGCTGTATCGCCTTTTCCTGCACCTGGCCGGAAAGTTTTAGCGCCGCGGTGAACTTTGGCACATATTGGGATGGGTCTGTGAGGGGCACTTCTATGTCAAGCTCCCTTCTTACAAACCTGTAAGCCCTGCCAATCTCCTTTTTCTCAATTCCTGAAACCCTGGAGATTTCATCAAGGGTCCTTGGAACCCCCTGCACCCTGCAGGTGGCATAGATGACCGCAGATACAACAGCCTCGATTAGCCTGCCCCGTATTAGCTCGGCCTTAATGCATTTTCTGTAAAGAAGTGCTGCAGATTCGCGTATCGAGTCTGGCAAGCCTAGGTAGGAGG is part of the Candidatus Parvarchaeota archaeon genome and harbors:
- a CDS encoding transcription initiation factor IIB, whose amino-acid sequence is MSDAKCPECGNRNLTRDYEKGELACSNCGLIVAENIADAGPEWRAFDVEQREKRARGGAPIKFMRPNKGLVTEIDQYNRDIRGAKISPKKQAQLYRMRKWHKRASIASSMERNLAIALSELDRIASYLGLPDSIRESAALLYRKCIKAELIRGRLIEAVVSAVIYATCRVQGVPRTLDEISRVSGIEKKEIGRAYRFVRRELDIEVPLTDPSQYVPKFTAALKLSGQVQEKAIQLLKKAVGKGLISGRGPTGVAAAAVYIASAMYSERRTQKEVADVAGVTEVTIRNRYRELKKELGLKVAL